One Pyxicephalus adspersus chromosome 3, UCB_Pads_2.0, whole genome shotgun sequence genomic window carries:
- the FABP2 gene encoding fatty acid-binding protein, intestinal — MTFNGTWKVDRSENYDKFMEVMGVNVMKRKLAAHDNLKITITQDGDKFNVKESSTFRTIEINFTLGVTFEYSLADGTELSGSWALDGNKLIGAFNRKDNGKELKTWREIVGDELVQTYTYEGTEAKRIFKRS, encoded by the exons ATGACTTTCAATGGCACATGGAAAGTTGACAGAAGTGAAAACTATGACAAATTTATGGAAGTTATGG GTGTGAATGTAATGAAACGTAAACTGGCTGCACATGATAACCTGAAGATCACAATCACACAGGATGGGGACAAGTTTAATGTGAAGGAATCCAGCACATTCAGAACCATTGAAATCAATTTTACTCTTGGAGTCACATTTGAGTATTCCCTTGCTGATGGAACAGAACTCTCT gGCTCCTGGGCTTTGGATGGAAATAAACTCATAGGAGCATTTAACAGAAAGGACAATGGAAAAGAGCTGAAGACATGGAGAGAGATAGTTGGGGATGAACTTGTGCAG ACATACACATATGAAGGAACTGAAGCCAAAAGAATTTTCAAGAGATCCTAA